The Brevibacillus brevis genome contains a region encoding:
- a CDS encoding MFS transporter: MGNQTYGLNIFLFSFTRFITELGSGVYKFALALYIADVTGSSAAFATVLGFSYLPGVLINIFAGAYIDRHNKKTIMVVTELLSGALVLLFLLFFLQSPTNLWLFVGYAFVISTIQAFTYLALQASIPELVDEERVGSMNSIYQAISAILNVAGPLVGAVAYGLLGMEMILLIDGLSFIGAGIMQMFLRFRKSEAVQETPQSYTETIKEVFQYIREQVVIKYLFLIFLVLNFIFPPLMYVGLLHIAYRVEKVSMEQFSFIQSSWFIGIIIGAAVVSMKKVSKYVENKIFLLIQLQGLLLLTWVFPIFVPETSNASWIITGVFVSILLVSAIFNSMGNIPIFTFVQLNTPEHLRASMFGVVGTFTGVAVPFGIWLYGILLEAVHWTYLVLASGAIIFVIALIAHLNKQVSQYFKKKEEPMVADKSA; encoded by the coding sequence ATGGGCAACCAAACATACGGTTTAAATATTTTTCTCTTTTCTTTTACTCGTTTCATTACAGAATTAGGCAGTGGTGTATACAAATTTGCTCTTGCCCTGTACATTGCGGATGTGACGGGTTCTTCCGCTGCATTTGCAACTGTCTTGGGCTTTTCGTACTTGCCAGGGGTGCTGATTAATATTTTTGCAGGCGCCTATATTGATAGACACAACAAGAAAACGATCATGGTTGTCACCGAGCTGCTAAGCGGTGCGCTGGTTCTCTTGTTTTTACTGTTTTTCCTTCAGTCTCCCACGAATCTATGGCTGTTTGTCGGATACGCCTTCGTGATCAGTACCATTCAGGCTTTTACGTATCTCGCTTTGCAAGCATCCATTCCTGAGCTGGTAGATGAGGAAAGAGTAGGTAGTATGAACTCTATCTACCAAGCGATCAGCGCCATTCTTAATGTAGCGGGTCCTTTGGTAGGGGCGGTTGCCTATGGGTTACTGGGGATGGAAATGATTTTGCTGATTGATGGCCTTTCTTTTATCGGAGCAGGGATCATGCAGATGTTCCTCCGTTTCCGCAAGTCTGAGGCAGTGCAGGAGACACCGCAAAGCTATACAGAAACCATTAAGGAAGTCTTCCAATATATTCGAGAACAGGTTGTCATTAAGTACTTGTTCCTGATTTTCCTCGTGCTCAACTTTATTTTCCCTCCCCTCATGTATGTGGGGCTGCTGCATATTGCCTATCGAGTCGAAAAAGTATCGATGGAGCAATTCTCCTTTATTCAGTCCTCCTGGTTTATCGGGATCATTATCGGAGCGGCTGTTGTCTCTATGAAAAAGGTAAGCAAATACGTTGAGAATAAAATCTTTCTTTTGATTCAATTGCAAGGGCTTCTCTTGCTGACATGGGTATTTCCGATTTTTGTTCCGGAAACGAGTAACGCCTCTTGGATCATTACAGGCGTATTTGTCTCGATTTTATTGGTCTCCGCGATCTTCAACTCCATGGGGAACATCCCGATCTTTACCTTTGTTCAATTGAACACGCCTGAGCATTTACGTGCCAGCATGTTTGGTGTGGTCGGCACTTTTACTGGGGTGGCCGTACCTTTTGGGATCTGGTTGTACGGTATTTTACTGGAGGCCGTTCACTGGACGTATCTCGTGTTGGCATCGGGTGCCATCATTTTCGTGATCGCCTTGATCGCTCATCTGAACAAGCAAGTGAGTCAATACTTTAAGAAAAAAGAAGAACCCATGGTTGCAGACAAGTCTGCTTGA
- a CDS encoding non-ribosomal peptide synthetase has product MNGVQIKNIYRLTPMQEGMLYHFILHPESEVHFEQTVITMEESLRLDLLDQSFRDLVERFDILRTVFHYKESKKPLQIVLKQREAAIQIEDISDLTEDEQEAFVEQFLVRDRSKRFDLERDLLFRMTVMKLSESKYKMVWSFHHIIMDGWCLGIVAKDFFHIYRSYLQNKKAELAPPYSFSSYVTWLGKQNKQEGLSFWRDSLDGFDQQSPLPVEYISTGKGYQRESIVFRIDRETTARLEQIARSNDVTLSIVFHSLWGLLLQRYNYANDVVFGSVVSGRPSELVGVEEMVGLFVNTIPMRIRSEGKQTFSELLGQVQQFFTATSSYQYLSLADIQSETTLKQNLIQHLMVFENYPLTEEASDEDGKGGLFGITDVQGYEQTSYDFNLCIIPGKELEVHFIYNALAYSDAYLQKVQAHLNQLIQSVIRNPDQPIAKMQMVTDEEQALILQHWNDTDMLVDQTRTIDQLFKEQVKKGPHHIAVVDQEGTYTYQELDDKSDALAHVLREKGVKPGSIVGVIVERSAAYSLAILAVLKAGGAFLPISTDHPSERISYMIEDSGTSIVLIHDPTVAYAERILPTSTLINLEDRSLYKGVTSDVQTLHRSSDLAYVIYTSGSTGKPKGVRLHHVGIANLQQFFINDLGITKNDKVLQFASISFDASVWEFTMGVLTGARLVIVSKDVVLDPQAFSEYLLRHEVTVATLPPTFVTYLEPENFPKLKTLITAGSAANWELVHKWSAHCRYINAYGPTETTICATTWTYEGQEGLPQQVPIGKPIANTKVYVLDAHGHLQPQGIPGELAIAGISVADGYINREELTNEKFVADPFIPGSRLYKTGDMVKWLADGSLEYLGRMDNQVKIRGFRIELDEVENVILSQAGVKEAVVLAKKEQGGDASLIAYLVWEQPDWNRDLRQELLATLPAYMVPTYIHVLERMPVTPNGKIDRKALPEPAMIREASKQLNPPVTEQEIRLAEIWKEVLDLQEISVDDHFYDLGGHSIKAIQLVARLHKEGIEVKIQTIYQYDTVRALAGYLDTVNRIRITKAQDKKDLETLIYAHFQVRSNYVEVPFGNKHRAVLYVEENAQDKHQEILSLLRRSCDPAIQPHAIQYLDLSQKAWEKEKNHFSEAMLDEKESLPWQERLVKDLDQKLQRYSEAIVNQQTVIRQPLSPSQRYHVQEKDISGTVIRFERMIDPKTLEKAFLAILERHHLLRCTLAFEEEEPYWKEYPCPSEITLPVVDVSSDSDDRKEEVRHLLLSEYFYKQHDSLGSLSYKVILLKESEKEYSFIFPASHLIFDLISSEVLQNDMNLYYEALENGTDLSENDRNTYWDFVQQITKGPVGIEDQQLMEEFDLQGFENSLLSIERQLPSSSILDGYTIVTCELDMDNTQEIENARIPIALLARFCERSYGVQKAPIFLMNFGRSFMGNHFFDVLGECIDHIPLHIDRAWSLDELETYVKVRLDLAKERNIHFTNLVQNSDVTENYPLSHHSLIQSLQMTPIICNFLGEQNKSQPSEYDHLFIKGKKRILFEASYTSMGKMTIFMALPYREDERRLRVILEEEAKKLIGMPLVIR; this is encoded by the coding sequence ATGAATGGTGTTCAAATAAAAAATATATACCGATTGACACCTATGCAAGAAGGCATGCTGTATCACTTTATTCTTCATCCTGAATCAGAGGTTCACTTCGAACAAACGGTGATTACGATGGAGGAGTCGTTGCGGCTTGATCTCCTTGATCAGAGCTTTCGCGATCTCGTCGAGAGATTCGATATCCTGCGAACAGTCTTCCACTACAAAGAAAGTAAAAAGCCTCTGCAAATCGTGTTGAAGCAAAGAGAAGCAGCTATTCAGATCGAGGACATCTCTGACCTGACAGAGGATGAACAAGAAGCATTTGTGGAGCAGTTTCTTGTAAGAGATCGGAGCAAGAGATTTGATCTGGAGAGAGATCTGTTGTTTCGGATGACCGTTATGAAGTTGAGTGAATCGAAATACAAGATGGTGTGGAGCTTCCACCATATTATTATGGATGGCTGGTGCTTGGGGATTGTCGCAAAAGACTTTTTCCATATTTATCGCTCTTATCTTCAAAATAAGAAGGCTGAGCTGGCTCCGCCATATTCCTTCAGTAGCTATGTCACCTGGCTTGGCAAGCAAAACAAACAAGAGGGACTCTCATTCTGGCGAGATAGTTTGGATGGATTTGATCAGCAATCTCCTTTACCGGTTGAATATATTTCAACCGGTAAGGGATACCAACGAGAATCAATCGTGTTTCGCATTGATCGGGAAACGACTGCCCGATTGGAGCAGATAGCGAGATCAAATGATGTGACACTGAGCATCGTCTTTCATTCCCTCTGGGGATTGTTGCTGCAACGATACAATTATGCCAATGATGTTGTCTTCGGCTCGGTCGTTTCGGGACGTCCCTCTGAGCTCGTTGGCGTGGAAGAAATGGTTGGATTGTTTGTCAATACGATCCCTATGCGAATTCGCAGTGAAGGCAAACAGACTTTTTCGGAGTTACTCGGGCAGGTGCAACAGTTCTTTACAGCCACAAGCAGCTATCAATACTTGTCACTGGCGGATATTCAGTCCGAGACCACATTAAAACAAAACCTGATACAGCATCTCATGGTCTTTGAAAACTATCCATTGACGGAGGAGGCATCCGACGAAGATGGAAAAGGCGGTTTATTCGGAATTACGGATGTCCAAGGATATGAGCAAACCAGCTACGACTTCAACTTGTGCATTATTCCCGGAAAGGAATTAGAAGTTCACTTTATCTATAATGCACTTGCCTATAGCGATGCCTACCTGCAAAAAGTGCAAGCGCATTTGAATCAGTTGATTCAAAGTGTCATCCGCAATCCCGACCAGCCGATTGCAAAAATGCAAATGGTCACGGACGAGGAGCAGGCTCTCATTCTGCAACATTGGAATGACACGGATATGCTGGTTGATCAAACCCGAACCATTGACCAGCTATTTAAGGAACAGGTCAAAAAGGGACCGCATCACATTGCCGTGGTCGATCAGGAAGGCACCTACACGTATCAGGAATTAGATGACAAATCCGATGCACTGGCCCACGTGCTGCGTGAGAAAGGGGTAAAACCAGGCAGCATTGTTGGTGTGATAGTGGAGCGGTCTGCTGCTTACAGCCTCGCCATCTTGGCCGTTTTAAAAGCGGGTGGGGCTTTTCTCCCCATTAGCACCGACCATCCGAGTGAACGGATCAGCTATATGATCGAAGATAGCGGGACCAGCATTGTTTTGATCCATGATCCGACTGTAGCGTATGCAGAGCGTATTCTCCCTACATCAACGTTGATCAATCTTGAGGATAGGAGCCTATACAAAGGCGTTACATCTGATGTACAGACCCTTCATCGTTCCAGCGACCTGGCCTACGTCATTTATACATCCGGGTCAACGGGGAAGCCAAAGGGGGTAAGGCTGCACCACGTCGGAATCGCCAACCTCCAGCAGTTTTTCATCAACGATCTCGGTATTACCAAAAATGACAAGGTGTTGCAGTTTGCCAGCATCTCCTTTGATGCCTCTGTCTGGGAGTTTACGATGGGAGTATTGACTGGGGCGAGATTGGTCATTGTTTCAAAGGATGTCGTACTCGATCCGCAGGCTTTCAGTGAGTATCTGCTACGGCATGAAGTAACAGTTGCGACGCTTCCGCCTACCTTTGTAACGTATTTGGAGCCGGAAAATTTTCCGAAATTGAAAACGTTAATCACCGCAGGTTCCGCAGCAAACTGGGAGCTCGTCCATAAATGGAGTGCGCATTGCCGCTACATCAACGCATACGGTCCAACCGAAACAACGATTTGTGCAACGACTTGGACGTATGAAGGGCAAGAGGGGCTGCCGCAGCAAGTGCCAATCGGAAAGCCTATTGCCAACACAAAAGTATACGTGCTGGATGCGCATGGTCATTTGCAGCCCCAGGGAATTCCTGGTGAGCTGGCAATAGCTGGCATTAGCGTCGCAGATGGCTACATCAATCGTGAGGAATTGACGAACGAGAAATTTGTGGCAGATCCGTTTATTCCCGGCTCGAGGCTCTACAAGACGGGAGATATGGTGAAATGGCTTGCGGATGGAAGTCTGGAATATTTGGGGCGAATGGACAATCAGGTCAAGATACGTGGTTTTCGTATCGAGCTTGATGAGGTTGAAAACGTAATCCTATCCCAGGCAGGAGTGAAGGAAGCGGTCGTGTTGGCCAAAAAAGAGCAGGGAGGAGATGCCAGCCTGATCGCTTATCTGGTCTGGGAGCAGCCTGATTGGAACAGAGATTTGCGTCAGGAGCTTTTGGCCACTCTTCCAGCCTATATGGTACCAACGTATATCCACGTCCTTGAGAGAATGCCTGTAACACCGAATGGAAAGATAGATCGGAAAGCATTACCTGAGCCGGCCATGATCCGGGAGGCGAGTAAGCAACTGAATCCCCCTGTTACAGAGCAGGAGATAAGGCTGGCGGAAATCTGGAAAGAAGTGCTCGACCTACAGGAAATCAGTGTGGATGACCATTTTTATGATCTGGGCGGGCATTCTATCAAAGCAATCCAATTGGTAGCGCGACTTCATAAGGAAGGAATAGAAGTGAAGATTCAAACGATCTACCAATATGACACAGTCAGAGCGCTAGCAGGATATTTAGATACCGTAAACCGGATTCGCATCACAAAAGCACAAGATAAAAAAGATCTCGAAACCTTGATCTACGCTCATTTTCAAGTACGAAGCAACTATGTAGAGGTGCCCTTCGGCAACAAACACCGGGCTGTTCTGTACGTGGAGGAAAATGCACAGGACAAACACCAAGAAATACTGTCCTTATTGCGTAGGTCTTGTGATCCTGCGATTCAGCCGCACGCCATTCAATATCTGGATCTCTCGCAAAAAGCATGGGAAAAAGAGAAAAATCATTTCTCAGAGGCTATGCTTGATGAGAAGGAATCCTTGCCATGGCAGGAGCGGCTCGTCAAAGACCTTGATCAGAAGCTCCAGCGTTATTCGGAGGCAATCGTCAATCAGCAGACTGTTATCAGACAGCCGCTGTCACCTTCACAGCGCTATCATGTACAGGAAAAAGACATTTCTGGAACAGTGATTCGCTTTGAGCGGATGATCGATCCTAAGACGCTGGAAAAGGCCTTTCTTGCCATCCTCGAGCGTCATCATTTACTGCGATGCACGTTGGCTTTTGAGGAAGAAGAGCCATATTGGAAAGAATATCCTTGCCCTAGTGAGATTACGCTCCCTGTTGTTGATGTATCGAGCGATTCGGATGACAGAAAAGAAGAGGTGCGCCATCTCTTACTGAGCGAATATTTTTACAAGCAGCATGATTCGCTCGGTTCTCTGTCATACAAAGTGATCTTGCTGAAAGAGAGCGAGAAAGAGTACTCGTTCATATTCCCGGCATCGCATCTCATTTTTGATTTGATCAGCAGTGAAGTTCTGCAAAACGACATGAACCTGTATTACGAAGCGTTGGAAAATGGCACAGACCTCTCGGAAAATGATCGGAATACGTATTGGGATTTCGTTCAGCAAATTACCAAGGGTCCAGTTGGAATCGAAGATCAGCAGCTTATGGAGGAATTTGATCTTCAAGGATTTGAGAATAGTCTTTTGTCCATAGAAAGACAACTTCCCTCTTCATCCATTTTGGACGGTTACACGATTGTTACCTGCGAACTAGATATGGACAACACGCAGGAGATAGAAAATGCGCGGATTCCGATTGCTCTTTTAGCCAGATTTTGCGAAAGGAGCTATGGAGTTCAAAAAGCACCCATCTTCCTCATGAACTTTGGCAGATCCTTTATGGGGAATCATTTCTTCGATGTGCTTGGCGAGTGTATCGATCATATTCCGCTTCATATTGATCGGGCGTGGAGTCTCGATGAGTTGGAAACGTATGTGAAAGTTCGGTTGGATCTCGCAAAGGAGAGGAACATCCATTTCACCAATCTCGTGCAAAATTCTGACGTAACGGAAAACTATCCTCTTTCCCACCACTCACTCATCCAATCCTTGCAGATGACACCTATTATTTGCAACTTTTTGGGTGAGCAAAACAAGAGTCAACCAAGTGAATACGATCACCTGTTTATCAAAGGAAAGAAGCGTATTCTCTTTGAGGCTTCTTATACATCCATGGGTAAAATGACTATTTTTATGGCTTTGCCATATCGAGAGGATGAAAGGAGGCTTCGAGTGATCTTGGAGGAGGAAGCGAAAAAATTGATAGGAATGCCTCTAGTCATACGCTAA
- a CDS encoding efflux RND transporter periplasmic adaptor subunit — protein sequence MHYVVLTVVLMFIAGCGEEAKQETEQTKQKIVQVHTVKQTDSLPIPLTAFVEYKQESQLAFGASGTIERMNVTKGAKVTQGQVLSSLNTNYYQKGLEAAQSQVQSASALRSKTLQGASADLISKQRLAVNSQEKRLKDAQRKWETAQELFKGGAISQSELDSAQSEKEQIEISLQEARITLDKLLKGAEVNEIASADAELKQAASEVELAKKTLQETQLVAPFSGTVIDVTQKAGSLAQPGQSIIHLVDSSEVKLQVDVPLDVMENYKQGDTVPVTVEGKAKSTGTITFISPVLNQETGKYLVEIAVPNKDNALIEGMVATVEMSRKVNGVLVPVQSVGIKETQRFVMVVENGVIKRRDVEVGQIFGNKVEILSGLQSGNQILISGITYYAEGEVVTVKGE from the coding sequence ATGCACTACGTCGTTTTGACCGTTGTACTGATGTTCATCGCGGGATGTGGAGAAGAAGCGAAACAGGAAACGGAGCAAACAAAACAAAAGATCGTGCAGGTGCACACCGTAAAACAGACGGATTCCTTGCCGATCCCACTTACTGCTTTCGTTGAATACAAACAGGAGAGCCAATTAGCCTTTGGGGCTTCTGGTACGATTGAACGAATGAACGTAACAAAAGGGGCAAAGGTGACTCAAGGCCAGGTATTAAGTTCATTAAATACGAACTATTATCAAAAAGGGCTGGAAGCGGCACAAAGCCAGGTTCAAAGTGCATCGGCGTTGCGTTCAAAAACGTTGCAAGGAGCAAGCGCGGATCTCATCAGCAAACAACGCCTGGCAGTGAACAGCCAGGAAAAGCGCTTGAAAGATGCGCAACGGAAATGGGAGACAGCCCAGGAGCTGTTTAAGGGCGGCGCTATTTCACAGAGTGAGCTGGACAGTGCGCAGTCGGAAAAAGAGCAAATCGAGATTTCGCTACAAGAGGCACGAATTACGTTGGATAAGTTGCTAAAGGGGGCGGAGGTCAACGAGATTGCCAGTGCAGATGCCGAGTTGAAACAAGCGGCCAGTGAAGTAGAGCTCGCAAAGAAGACCCTTCAAGAAACGCAACTCGTCGCGCCGTTTAGCGGTACGGTCATCGATGTGACCCAAAAGGCAGGAAGTCTTGCCCAGCCAGGCCAAAGTATCATTCACCTTGTCGACAGCTCGGAAGTGAAGCTACAGGTCGATGTCCCATTGGATGTGATGGAAAACTACAAGCAAGGGGACACGGTGCCTGTGACAGTCGAAGGAAAGGCCAAAAGTACAGGGACCATTACATTTATTTCCCCCGTTCTTAACCAGGAAACGGGAAAGTATCTTGTAGAGATAGCTGTTCCCAATAAAGACAACGCGTTGATAGAGGGAATGGTTGCGACTGTAGAGATGTCACGCAAAGTAAACGGAGTGCTCGTTCCCGTCCAAAGTGTTGGCATTAAGGAAACACAGCGCTTCGTCATGGTTGTCGAGAATGGTGTCATCAAGAGACGTGACGTGGAAGTGGGGCAAATTTTTGGAAATAAGGTCGAGATTCTATCGGGCCTTCAATCAGGCAATCAAATCCTAATCTCCGGCATAACGTACTACGCCGAAGGAGAAGTCGTTACGGTGAAAGGGGAGTAA